gggcccatcccctggagaagggatcccccctaggggattgtttccctcctctccaggatgacgtcctccagtcccgagacttcccacccgggcagccgaggagctgcacgcctgaggttgggacgaagcctgatcgtccccggaagtctccccacggtcctcctctggctgcctgcgcttctccaggtaggccaccaaggcttcaagggagcggacgcgttccctgagagcctggagctccttgcatcgaggacacacccatgacttatgccccagaggcatataatcatacatgtggcactcgatgcagaacactggatagcccccaccctgctgctggctgtctgactgcatagcttttttgttgttgttgttttatgtaggggtccttttaaaaaccgtacactggatagcagcccttttctctagggaagaggaagggctgtgtctggggccctggcctcctcgccctgctgctgaactcgcccagatgctaaactcttgtgccttacctggcacttagttcccagaggcactgggttcccagaggccacacgcgtctgcagagagcctcacgcgatggcctgcctagctttatgctcctggctggctcctcccccctccttccttcctgattgaaagggggctggccttcccaggtgagtttacaaaagctcaggaaggcaaatggctgctgatgggcgtgacctactctgcaggctcctgaatggactgcttggattagcctaatggggctcttaatgggttgggaattggcccttcctaggtcctttccctcctagttctgttctcttaggctggactgtttttgtaacctcaagctagtttttatttgggtttgtttaattatttattgctctctagatcctgtgtcccaatttactgacctgtttaggttatgttctaacttagattaggtttaacctgggttaagtataggtttaatttaaacaagtagaaaacctgcttttcactttatcctcctcccttccttcgattaagtgctaccttaggtgcagctaactttcaattttgatttaaatgcctgacccttgggcacttactcacgagtaggactctgctcctactcacgagtaggactctgtacctcccttaggtgctaactttcaattttgatttaaggttgctttaaaggtaaggttaaggttagaagacagggagttagaacgacaaagcgttagaatgagtacacttacctcctcctcctgctcctcctcctctccttctccaaaactcaggggtctccttgccttctcctcgcccagatgctaaactcttgtgccttacctggcacttagttcccgaggcacttggttcccaagTGAATGAATGCTGGTCTATAATTGGTGTCCAATAGTTGAATTGTAAACTAACTGAactagtcagggaattagagggcaggtgctctcctggattgagacctggttgaagaccaggaaacagagagtgggtgtcaatgggcaattttcacaatggagagaggtgaaaagtcgtgtgccccaaggatctgtcctgggaccggtgctcttcaacctcttcataaatgacccggagacaggggtgagcagtgaggtggccaagtttgcaaacgacaccaaacttttccgagtggtgaagagcagaagcgattgtgaggagctccagaaggatctctccagactggcagaatgagcaacaaaatggcagatgcgcttcaatgtcagtaagtgtaaagtcatgcactttggggcaaaaaatcaaaacttcacatataggctgatatcaaaaaggacatagtggaaatggaaaaggtgcaaaagagagtgaccaagatgattactggaagtgggctggaagcttgccctctcagcccttccctcccccctggagatctacagctgcattccatccttgatgggcgtctttctggctgcctaggtgctacataatcaccttccattgaattgtaaattcttagcagctaggaccttgcaagccccttctgtgttactgggttactgtggttcaggctttgcaatgctactaggccaaaactgtacatattcatgacacacaggatgtggtgacggcatctggtctagacgcctttaaaaagggattggacaagtttctggaggaaaaatccattctgggttacaaaccatgatgtgtatgtgcaacctcctgagtttagaaatgggctatgtcagatgcaagggagggcaccaggatgaggtctcttgctatctggtgtgctccctggggcatttggtgggccgctgtgagatacaggaagctggactagatgggcttatggcctgatccagcggggctgttcttaggttatTATGAATTGTAGCGTCTACTGCTTGCTCTGCATAAATGTTCTATGACATATCTGATTACCTCATCTGCAATATCAAGCAAAGAGTATGATGTTAATAGTGAAAAATATGATAATGAAGTTAGTTCATGAAGTTTTTAATCAGCAAACTAGTGAAAAACAGCAAGAATGTCTAGGAAGAGATCATCTGAAGCAGAAGGCGGCAATAAAATTGCGTGAAGGCAATAAAAGAGTTTGCTTAGCTGCCTTTATCTGTCTTTCTCACAGTCAGATAATTACCCTGCTGGACCTTCTTTTGTCCATAACACCCTCAGGGTCTGTGGTTGAGATCCTGGCGGTGGCTGCATTTCGGGGGGCTGTGTACGAAGTCTCAGGGATGGTTGTGGCTCCTTCAGGAACTGTGCTGGTTGAAATGGCTGACTTGCTGGTGCTTAGAAGTTCCTTGGAAGTGGTGCTCTCACTTGTGCCAATGGTCAGTTGGGTTGTGGTGGAACTCTTAGGGGCTGTGAGTTGGGGGCTTGTGATGGACATCTCTGCAGTCATTTTGGGGGTTGCCTTGGGGATACTTGTGATACTCTGTGGGGTCCTGGTAGGGCTGCCAATGGTGGTGGTGACTTGGTGGACTGTGGTAGGAGCCCTGACAGTGTCAAGGTCATGGACTGCTGTCGCTGTAGCCTCATCCTTGGTGAACATGGCTTTGGCAGTAGATGGCAGGCTGGAGCTGGGTACCATGGTGGTGACATCAATGGAGGTAGTGGAAACAGGGGTGGTTGAGAGGCAGACCAGCTGGTCTTCTGTCACGGAACTGAGGGCTCTCCCGGCCAGCACCTCAGGGCCTCCGCAGGTGACCTGCCTGGCATCTCTCACCTTCGGGAGGGTCTTGGTCATCCAGCGGTGCAGGTAGCGAAGGTGACAGTCACATCTCCATGGATTCCCTGCAAGTGTCACTGAGGCAAGCTGTCCAAAGTTGTTGAATAGGCCTGCAGGGATGCTCTTGAGGTGGTTCCTGTGCAGTCTGAGGGTCTTCAGTTTTGGGAAAGAGGAACCCAGCAGACTTTCCAAAGAAGAGAGGTTGTTTTTCTCCAGATAGAGCTCCGAGAGCCGATGGAGGCCTGCAAAGGCCCCTGGAGGTAAATAGGCCAGCTGGTTCTGGGACAGGGTGAGCTTCGTGAGTGCTGTGAGGTTGCCAAAAACGCCCCCCGGAAGAGCCCGCAAGAGGTTCCTGCCCAGGTCCAGCTCTTGGAGCAGGGGCATCTCCCCAAAGAGCCGGCTGGGGAGTGCTTGGATCCTGTTGGCAGACAGGGTCAACTGCCTCAGCTTCCTCTTCTCAAAAAATGCCTCCTTTGGGAGGGCCTCAATCTGGTTGCTGTCCAGAAGCAGCTTCTCCAGGTTCGGCAGACTCTTCAGCAAGTCGGGTGGCAGGCTCCGGATCCTGTTCTTACTGAGGCTGAGCTCTGTCAGGTTCTGCTGGTTGTCCAGGCTGTGGTCTGGGAGGCCGCTGAGTTCGTTCTCATACAGCCGGAGGACCCTCAGCTGAGGCAGGTGCTTGAAGATGTCCTTTGGGAGGAGGCCCGCAATCTTGTTTCTTCCCAAGTGTAACTGGGTCAGTCTGGGAAGAGCATCGAAGACACCCTCGGGGAGTGAAGGGATTTTATTCAAATGCAAGAAAAGCTCTTCCAGGTTCTCCAGGTCCTCAAAGAGTCCTCGTTCGAGTCCAGTGATCTGGGCGTCCCGCAAAGTCAGTTTCTGCAAGcgggacaagtttctgaaggtgCCTTGGGGGAGACTGGCTAACTCTGCACCGCTGATTTCCAGCTCCTCCAGTTTCTCCAAGTTATCAAAGGCCCCCACTTCCACAGTGCGAATCCTGTTGCTGAGAAATAAGAGCTTCACCAGCTGGGACATGTTCTGGAAGGCCCCCGCGCGGATTCTCACGAGGCTGGTCTGTACAAAGATCATTTCCGTAATGATGGGATTCACCGTGCCTGGAATCTCCTTGACGTCTCTGGTCTGTGTGTAAATGTCTTGGTAGTACTTGGGGGCTGAAGAGCCCGGAATGGtcatgctgcttctgctggtTTCCAAGGTGAGGAACAGAAGGAGAATGGCGCTTTTGAGCAACATGCTGGAAGGAAGCAGGCACACCTGCTGGTGCCCGTCTCCCTTGATCGGAgtcttttcggccaaagggccgcatcaaatatctgggcacggtgttgagggctgggaaaaaattaaatatacaatgtaaataaatacattagagatggaacttgggtgaatgactgaaatgaatgaatgaatgaatgaatgaatgggctcaaatgtccaggacttctccaagcaccaacacagcctaagaaaaaAAGCGTACACTTAAATGGCCTccgttcccccaccccagaagcacaactctggttgtgtttggtcaactgggccagaggctctcagggaatcagaggctggctgcgggctggatagaggcactcCGCGGGCCACagctggcccctgggctggggtttggaggcccctgccctaGATGGATGCGGTGGGTACATCTCTCCATCACTCAGGCattgcaagttcttggttttcaTTCTGTATTCTAGCTAATGTGCTCTTCTGTTTTCCTGGCCTGCTTCCCAGTCTACAGCTGTCCTTTGTGGTATCACCTCTCACATTATTCCTGACACAGTGACCTGATTCTGTGAGGTCCCCACTCccaggttcctccctccctccactgtgGACTGGAAGAAACTCTGTGGCAGACCTGTGCTTGGAGCCCTGTTAGAGAGCTGAGTAGAACAACTGTTAACAAGGCCAGCCCAGGATGCCCCGTGCCATGCCAAACGCTGCCTCTTTCACCAAGGagttgccagcctctgctcctcc
This portion of the Tiliqua scincoides isolate rTilSci1 chromosome 3, rTilSci1.hap2, whole genome shotgun sequence genome encodes:
- the LOC136644507 gene encoding carboxypeptidase N subunit 2-like isoform X1, with amino-acid sequence MLLKSAILLLFLTLETSRSSMTIPGSSAPKYYQDIYTQTRDVKEIPGTVNPIITEMIFVQTSLVRIRAGAFQNMSQLVKLLFLSNRIRTVEVGAFDNLEKLEELEISGAELASLPQGTFRNLSRLQKLTLRDAQITGLERGLFEDLENLEELFLHLNKIPSLPEGVFDALPRLTQLHLGRNKIAGLLPKDIFKHLPQLRVLRLYENELSGLPDHSLDNQQNLTELSLSKNRIRSLPPDLLKSLPNLEKLLLDSNQIEALPKEAFFEKRKLRQLTLSANRIQALPSRLFGEMPLLQELDLGRNLLRALPGGVFGNLTALTKLTLSQNQLAYLPPGAFAGLHRLSELYLEKNNLSSLESLLGSSFPKLKTLRLHRNHLKSIPAGLFNNFGQLASVTLAGNPWRCDCHLRYLHRWMTKTLPKVRDARQVTCGGPEVLAGRALSSVTEDQLVCLSTTPVSTTSIDVTTMVPSSSLPSTAKAMFTKDEATATAVHDLDTVRAPTTVHQVTTTIGSPTRTPQSITSIPKATPKMTAEMSITSPQLTAPKSSTTTQLTIGTSESTTSKELLSTSKSAISTSTVPEGATTIPETSYTAPRNAATARISTTDPEGVMDKRRSSRGSSPGTPGSRPGTAPMEASLATTPALHSATTLQTFTTPKTSTGTPDTITSRPEAPSTALIIATTTTQVAATTPTHGTSTTTSALIGLDRVSPAGERSSGFSTAELPSEQKFPATSSLPSALPSTGMQTQTSTAGAAASPQPTTRGMCCTPPTSSRSTRMSSPSFGISRAGSTALFLRQLQAWGLVLSSNHRYCQEAFRMYLLAFCIELCCTVALARLVYVLCQATPPPHPPAVPIKLVKIQDRKEKL
- the LOC136644507 gene encoding carboxypeptidase N subunit 2-like isoform X2 — its product is MLLKSAILLLFLTLETSRSSMTIPGSSAPKYYQDIYTQTRDVKEIPGTVNPIITEMIFVQTSLVRIRAGAFQNMSQLVKLLFLSNRIRTVEVGAFDNLEKLEELEISGAELASLPQGTFRNLSRLQKLTLRDAQITGLERGLFEDLENLEELFLHLNKIPSLPEGVFDALPRLTQLHLGRNKIAGLLPKDIFKHLPQLRVLRLYENELSGLPDHSLDNQQNLTELSLSKNRIRSLPPDLLKSLPNLEKLLLDSNQIEALPKEAFFEKRKLRQLTLSANRIQALPSRLFGEMPLLQELDLGRNLLRALPGGVFGNLTALTKLTLSQNQLAYLPPGAFAGLHRLSELYLEKNNLSSLESLLGSSFPKLKTLRLHRNHLKSIPAGLFNNFGQLASVTLAGNPWRCDCHLRYLHRWMTKTLPKVRDARQVTCGGPEVLAGRALSSVTEDQLVCLSTTPVSTTSIDVTTMVPSSSLPSTAKAMFTKDEATATAVHDLDTVRAPTTVHQVTTTIGSPTRTPQSITSIPKATPKMTAEMSITSPQLTAPKSSTTTQLTIGTSESTTSKELLSTSKSAISTSTVPEGATTIPETSYTAPRNAATARISTTDPEGVMDKRRSSRQSWDSGQ